In Rattus norvegicus strain BN/NHsdMcwi chromosome 1, GRCr8, whole genome shotgun sequence, a genomic segment contains:
- the Urah gene encoding 5-hydroxyisourate hydrolase encodes MSSRTAPRLMTLQRHLGGPQAGNMATESSPLTTHVLDTASGLPAQGLCLRLCRLEAPSQQWMELRTSYTNLDGRCPGLLTQSQMKPGTYKLSFDTERYWKERGQESFYPYVEVVFTITKETQKFHVPLLLSPWSYTTYRGS; translated from the exons ATGAGTTCCAGGACCGCCCCGCGACTGATGACGCTCCAGAGACACCTAGGCGGGCCACAG GCTGGCAACATGGCTACAGAAAGCAGTCCCCTGACTACTCATGTACTAGATACTGCCTCAGGGCTCCCTGCCCAAGGCCTCTGCCTACGTTTGTGCCGCCTGGAGGCCCCCAGTCAGCAGTGGATGGAGCTGAGAACAAG CTACACAAACCTGGATGGTCGCTGTCCTGGGCTCCTGACACAAAGCCAGATGAAGCCAGGCACCTATAAGCTGTCCTTCGACACGGAGCGCTACTGGAAAGAGCGGGGTCAAGAGAGCTTTTACCCATATGTAGAG GTTGTTTTCACTATTACAAAGGAGACCCAGAAGTTCCACGTACCTCTGCTGCTGAGCCCATGGTCCTACACCACCTACCGGGGGAGTTAA